One part of the Leclercia sp. LSNIH1 genome encodes these proteins:
- the trbF gene encoding conjugal transfer protein TrbF, with protein MRFKRPQVRYADTPQPATPYQAAAQVWDDRIGSARVQAKNWRLMAFGCLVLALLMAGGLVWRSAQSIVTPYVIEVDQAGQVRAVGKAATPYRPGDAQIAHHLARFVTLVRSLSIDPIVVRQNWLDAYDYTTDKGAAVLNDYARTNDPFARIGKESVTVQITSVVRASDTSFNVRWTEQRYVNGAPAGTERWNAVLSTVLQTPRTEQRLRKNPLGIYVNGLSWSRELDSSEGAKP; from the coding sequence ATGCGATTCAAACGACCGCAGGTGCGCTACGCCGATACGCCGCAGCCTGCCACCCCGTATCAAGCCGCCGCCCAGGTGTGGGACGACCGTATCGGCTCCGCCCGCGTGCAGGCGAAGAATTGGCGCCTGATGGCCTTCGGCTGTCTAGTGCTCGCGCTGTTGATGGCCGGCGGCCTGGTGTGGCGCTCGGCGCAGTCCATCGTGACGCCCTATGTCATCGAGGTCGATCAGGCCGGGCAGGTGCGCGCTGTAGGTAAGGCCGCTACGCCGTATCGGCCCGGCGACGCGCAGATCGCGCACCACCTGGCGCGCTTCGTGACGCTGGTTCGCTCGCTGTCCATCGACCCCATCGTGGTGCGGCAGAACTGGCTCGATGCCTACGACTACACCACCGACAAGGGCGCGGCGGTGCTCAACGACTACGCCCGCACCAATGACCCATTCGCCCGCATCGGCAAGGAATCGGTAACGGTGCAAATCACCAGCGTGGTTCGCGCCAGCGACACGTCTTTCAACGTGCGCTGGACAGAGCAGCGCTATGTCAACGGTGCGCCCGCCGGCACCGAACGCTGGAACGCCGTGCTTTCGACCGTCCTGCAAACCCCGCGTACTGAACAGCGCTTGCGCAAGAACCCATTGGGTATCTACGTCAACGGCCTGTCATGGAGCCGCGAACTGGATTCTTCCGAAGGAGCCAAACCATGA
- the trbG gene encoding P-type conjugative transfer protein TrbG — translation MKLRFCLYVFPLTLLALAGCASQGKPPPSISLDEPVLAQPLPEPPKPVEVVAVPEPLALPAQLKPLPELDEAPVAPEPADEKVRVSRANAEARIAPTREGYVNAIQVWPFTDGALYQVYASPGRVTVVSLQPGEELVTVAAGDTVRWIVGDTSSGGGADLRVNVLVKPIRSGLKTNLVITTSRRTYLLELTSTEKAWMASVSWDYPKDRMLALQRQAQAAQATTPVDTGLSLDKIRFRYAVSGSNPPWKPLRAFDDGEKVYIQFPAGIAQGELPPLFVIGAQGDGQLVNYRFRAPYYVVDRLFGAAELRLGGDGGDVVRIERTDGVARRN, via the coding sequence ATGAAACTTCGTTTCTGCCTTTACGTTTTTCCTTTGACGCTGCTGGCCCTCGCGGGCTGCGCCTCGCAGGGCAAGCCGCCGCCGTCCATCTCGCTCGACGAGCCGGTGCTGGCCCAGCCATTGCCCGAACCGCCCAAGCCCGTCGAAGTCGTCGCCGTCCCTGAACCGCTGGCGCTGCCGGCGCAGTTGAAGCCGCTGCCGGAACTCGATGAGGCCCCCGTTGCGCCGGAGCCGGCCGACGAAAAGGTGCGCGTTTCCCGTGCCAATGCAGAAGCGCGTATCGCGCCTACCCGTGAGGGCTACGTCAACGCGATTCAGGTGTGGCCGTTCACCGATGGCGCGCTTTATCAGGTCTATGCGTCGCCGGGGCGCGTGACGGTGGTTTCGCTTCAACCGGGCGAGGAACTGGTGACGGTCGCCGCCGGCGATACCGTGCGCTGGATCGTGGGCGACACGTCCAGCGGCGGCGGGGCCGATCTGCGCGTCAATGTGCTGGTCAAGCCCATCCGTTCCGGCCTGAAAACCAATCTCGTCATCACCACCAGTCGGCGCACCTACCTGCTGGAGCTGACCTCGACCGAGAAGGCATGGATGGCGTCGGTATCCTGGGACTATCCGAAAGACCGGATGCTCGCGTTGCAGCGCCAGGCGCAGGCTGCGCAGGCGACAACGCCTGTCGATACGGGCCTGTCGCTGGACAAGATCCGCTTCCGCTACGCGGTATCGGGCAGCAACCCGCCGTGGAAGCCGCTACGCGCCTTCGATGATGGAGAGAAGGTCTATATCCAGTTTCCGGCGGGCATCGCCCAGGGCGAGTTGCCGCCGCTGTTTGTCATCGGCGCGCAGGGCGACGGGCAATTGGTGAACTACCGTTTCCGCGCGCCGTACTACGTCGTGGATCGCCTGTTCGGCGCGGCCGAACTGCGGCTGGGCGGCGACGGCGGCGACGTGGTGCGGATCGAGCGCACCGATGGCGTTGCGCGGAGGAACTGA
- a CDS encoding TrbI/VirB10 family protein, which produces MSQDDTPDLAAPQAAGKIAPEAVALRAQPRPVTRLNRRTLAILAGVLAVAVLGAVMWSLQPQRRGAGEQTELYNVDRVSKSEGLDALPTDYSKLPPALPPAVPELGPPLPGDLGPAIVKSQQPATAAYAAPGHDPNDALRKEAEAAAASSVFFRSGGQNAAPVAQTQVAAAPGFAANAVFDPLAAGPVSTAAQPADPTAVQNRQDHKEAFLKGGSTETRNSGNLTLPTSPYQVMAGTVVAGALVTGIKSDLPGDVIATVTEPVYDTASGRFLLIPQGSRILGKYNSQVSYGQSRVQVVWNRIILPDTSSLTLDNLAGTDPAGYAGLEDDVDYHWGRIFAGAALTTLLGVGAELAAPENRQDGDRVIIAGRDSAQDSINQVGQEMTRRNLNIQPTLTQRPGLPVRIIVNRDLVLRRYQPLFFNRGTSR; this is translated from the coding sequence ATGAGCCAGGATGACACTCCCGACCTTGCCGCGCCGCAGGCGGCGGGCAAGATCGCTCCCGAGGCGGTCGCGCTTCGCGCCCAGCCGCGCCCGGTCACGCGCCTGAATCGGCGCACGCTGGCCATCCTCGCCGGCGTCCTGGCGGTGGCCGTGCTCGGCGCGGTGATGTGGTCGCTGCAACCTCAGCGGCGCGGTGCGGGCGAGCAGACCGAGCTTTACAACGTCGATCGTGTCTCGAAGTCTGAAGGACTGGATGCGCTGCCGACGGACTACTCCAAGCTGCCGCCGGCGTTGCCGCCTGCCGTTCCCGAACTGGGGCCGCCGCTGCCGGGCGATCTTGGCCCGGCCATCGTGAAGTCGCAGCAGCCGGCGACGGCCGCCTACGCGGCCCCCGGCCACGACCCGAACGATGCTCTGCGCAAAGAAGCCGAAGCGGCCGCGGCCTCGTCCGTGTTCTTCCGCTCGGGAGGGCAGAATGCGGCGCCGGTGGCGCAGACACAGGTGGCCGCTGCGCCGGGCTTCGCCGCCAATGCGGTGTTTGACCCGCTGGCGGCCGGGCCGGTCTCCACGGCGGCCCAGCCTGCTGACCCGACAGCGGTGCAAAACCGGCAAGACCATAAAGAGGCTTTCTTGAAAGGTGGCTCCACTGAAACCCGTAATTCCGGCAATCTGACCCTGCCAACTTCGCCGTATCAGGTCATGGCCGGAACGGTGGTCGCAGGTGCCTTGGTGACGGGGATTAAGTCGGACTTGCCCGGCGACGTGATCGCCACGGTGACGGAGCCGGTCTATGACACAGCCTCCGGGCGCTTCCTGCTGATTCCGCAGGGTTCGCGCATCCTGGGCAAATACAACAGCCAGGTCAGCTACGGGCAGAGCCGCGTTCAAGTCGTCTGGAACCGGATCATCCTGCCGGACACGTCTTCGCTCACGCTCGACAACCTGGCCGGCACCGACCCAGCCGGCTATGCCGGGCTGGAGGACGATGTGGACTACCACTGGGGCCGCATCTTTGCCGGTGCGGCACTCACCACGCTGCTGGGCGTCGGTGCCGAGCTGGCCGCGCCGGAGAACCGGCAGGATGGTGATCGCGTCATCATCGCTGGGCGCGACAGCGCGCAGGACAGCATCAATCAGGTCGGCCAGGAGATGACCCGGCGCAACCTCAACATCCAGCCGACCTTAACGCAACGGCCGGGCCTGCCGGTTCGCATCATCGTCAACCGGGATCTGGTGCTGCGGCGGTACCAGCCGCTGTTCTTCAACCGGGGGACTTCACGATGA
- a CDS encoding DUF2274 domain-containing protein, with the protein MSTTKKLRLGPLPKTESTKLTFVCPTSLKADLDRYAALHAQAYGEAVDAATLIPHMLEAFMAGDRGFRKGTATRSTPPKPP; encoded by the coding sequence ATGAGCACGACCAAGAAGCTGCGGCTCGGCCCGCTGCCGAAGACCGAGAGCACCAAGCTGACTTTCGTTTGCCCGACCAGCTTGAAAGCCGACCTCGACCGCTACGCCGCGCTACACGCGCAGGCGTATGGCGAGGCCGTTGATGCGGCGACGCTGATCCCGCATATGCTGGAAGCGTTCATGGCGGGGGATCGAGGATTCAGGAAGGGCACGGCGACCCGCAGCACACCACCGAAGCCGCCATGA
- a CDS encoding TolC family outer membrane protein codes for MKQYSQFVIGATLALSATYSQATTLEQAVKESLLWHPEVNASVNSRYSADQDLRAAKGGYLPTLDLTAGTGWEQTDNASTRGAGDHLRDLHRSESAINLRQNVFNGFATTSEVGRQKATVNSRAWTVMNTSESTALQAIQSYLDVLMRQKMVALAEDNLKNHERVFDQIRLRTEQGVGRQADFEQAQARLAQARNNLLTEQTNLEDARANYQSITGKEPDTLVMPAKIAVPASLEAARTVMLANNPLLKQADADVEATRQQYEAAKSRFYPDVNVEVGRTMDNNIDGTRGHSQEWQAMLRMRYNLYNGGSDQATLTSYAYKMKEAQDVKNNAQRQLNEELRLAWNALKNAGQQVPIAKEYADRSVQVRSAYQEQFSLGDRTLLDMLDSENEVFSAQRRYVELQFVDMFTTYRISARTGELLKSLNIQPPTAAEPLTQAKSSQAELPELK; via the coding sequence ATGAAACAGTATAGTCAGTTCGTTATAGGGGCTACCCTGGCGCTGAGCGCCACATATAGCCAGGCCACGACCCTGGAACAGGCCGTGAAAGAGAGCCTGTTATGGCATCCGGAAGTTAACGCCTCGGTAAACAGCCGCTATTCCGCCGATCAGGATCTCCGCGCCGCCAAAGGCGGCTATCTCCCGACCCTGGATCTCACCGCCGGTACCGGCTGGGAACAAACCGATAACGCCAGCACCCGCGGGGCAGGCGATCATCTGCGTGATTTGCACCGCAGCGAGTCCGCCATCAATCTGCGCCAGAACGTCTTCAACGGTTTTGCCACCACCAGCGAAGTGGGCCGCCAGAAAGCGACGGTCAACTCCCGCGCCTGGACGGTAATGAATACCAGCGAATCCACCGCCCTGCAGGCGATCCAGAGCTATCTCGATGTGCTGATGCGCCAGAAGATGGTGGCGCTGGCAGAAGATAACCTGAAGAATCACGAGCGCGTATTCGATCAGATCCGCCTGCGTACCGAGCAGGGGGTGGGGCGTCAGGCTGACTTTGAGCAGGCCCAGGCTCGTCTGGCCCAGGCGCGCAACAACCTGCTGACCGAGCAAACTAACCTCGAAGACGCTCGCGCCAACTACCAGAGTATCACCGGCAAAGAGCCTGACACTCTCGTCATGCCCGCCAAAATCGCGGTACCCGCCTCGCTGGAGGCCGCGCGGACCGTCATGCTGGCAAACAATCCGCTGCTGAAACAGGCCGATGCCGATGTGGAAGCGACCCGCCAGCAGTACGAGGCGGCAAAATCGCGCTTTTATCCGGATGTGAATGTCGAAGTCGGGCGCACCATGGATAACAACATCGATGGGACCCGCGGCCACAGCCAGGAGTGGCAGGCGATGCTGCGCATGCGTTACAACCTCTATAACGGCGGCAGCGACCAGGCGACGCTCACCTCTTACGCCTACAAAATGAAAGAGGCTCAGGATGTGAAAAATAACGCCCAGCGTCAGCTGAACGAAGAGCTGCGTCTGGCCTGGAACGCCCTGAAAAACGCCGGGCAGCAGGTGCCGATCGCCAAAGAGTATGCCGATCGCAGCGTGCAGGTGCGTAGCGCCTACCAGGAGCAGTTCAGCCTTGGCGACCGGACCTTGCTCGATATGCTGGACAGTGAAAACGAGGTGTTCAGCGCCCAGCGCCGCTACGTCGAGCTGCAGTTTGTCGACATGTTTACCACCTACCGCATCAGCGCCCGTACCGGCGAACTGCTTAAGAGCCTGAATATTCAGCCGCCGACGGCAGCGGAGCCGCTCACGCAAGCGAAATCTTCCCAGGCAGAACTGCCTGAATTAAAGTAA
- a CDS encoding retention module-containing protein → MSGVSGIVKAVIGQVFAVSPDGSKRLLTEGDRVLEGEHVQTGAAGAITLSLPDGKQLDLGRDSQWDSSGHIVAEATATQQQDVAAIQQAIADGQDPTQTLEATAAGPQSGNSGGEPGGSGGGSHTHVVLDLTGEIVDPTAGYPTIGLDFPDDEPPEELTLLDIDDSDADADSDADADADADADADADADSDSDADADADADADADADADADSDADADADSDSDADADADADADADADADADADADADADADADADSDADADADADSDSDADADADADADADSDSDADADADADADADADADADADADADADADADADADADADADADADADADSDADADADADADADSDADADADADADADADSDADADADADADADADADADADADADADADADADADADADADADADADADADADADADADADADADADADADADADADADADADADADADADSDSDADSDADADADADADADADADADADADADADSDADADADADADADADADADADADADADADADADADADADADADADSDSDADADADADADADADADADADADADADADSDSDADADADADADADADSDADADADADADADADADADADADADADADADADADSDADADADADADADSDADADADADADADADADADADADADADADADADADSDADADADADADADADADADADADADADADADADADADADADADADADSDADADSDSDADADADADADADADADADADADADADADADADADADADSDADADADSDADADADADADADADADADSDADADADADADADADADADSDADADSDADADADADADADADADADADADSDSDADADADADADSDADADADADADADSDSDADVKLTVTVTPGSKTTETTDDQIIHVNGGSGDPNGYDIQNGVIVAIGSNVHVWLTPDSPDGKIQGDFVPKADSPDQIHYYNSQGNANANNGDKTYTDIFVVGDHTGGYYQQGDWPQDRYEFRPLNGITGNQGLPQSSVGKDYIFVQGNEADYTVTGVDHPQNGKNNDIDNLHVVDNETGKSPFQNANGIEGVVFGDGPSSTHGGNTTVSYTVTLNLDVNLESSDSSDHLNSITLSGIPENATFTGNYASVSYNAEEKSYTLTFDNDTSHFNGQVSVELPDGQSDFGEIGLKVDSTAFDQHETDFTVDGKEGGTFVSESHGGEEHADDNVDDHPLMADHSVEENHVESDSEENHKQTSSLTADEHDADHALANGDHAASLIDYDNLMLNTNSVDNNGTPTVDNAQSENLTLQSTDQEEQLNFSDLIHDEEHNDLSTLIQAGPQSDTAEGPAEVEHVPAEGGEIAGTEGYDAGNDTMLDSLIAKPEEHA, encoded by the coding sequence ATGAGTGGCGTATCCGGGATTGTCAAAGCAGTAATCGGGCAGGTATTTGCCGTCAGCCCTGACGGCAGTAAGCGTTTGCTGACCGAAGGCGACCGCGTTCTCGAAGGAGAACACGTCCAGACGGGAGCGGCTGGCGCAATTACCTTATCTTTGCCGGATGGCAAACAACTGGATCTGGGGCGTGACAGTCAGTGGGACAGCTCAGGGCATATAGTGGCAGAGGCCACGGCGACCCAGCAGCAGGACGTGGCAGCCATCCAGCAGGCTATTGCCGACGGGCAGGACCCGACGCAAACCCTGGAAGCGACAGCAGCTGGTCCGCAATCCGGTAATTCTGGCGGCGAGCCAGGCGGCAGCGGCGGCGGGTCACATACCCACGTCGTGCTCGATCTTACCGGCGAAATTGTTGATCCCACTGCGGGTTACCCAACGATCGGCCTGGATTTCCCCGATGATGAGCCCCCGGAAGAATTAACGCTGCTCGATATTGATGATTCAGATGCTGATGCGGATTCTGATGCTGACGCGGATGCGGATGCCGATGCTGACGCAGATGCGGACGCTGATTCTGATTCCGATGCTGATGCTGATGCTGATGCTGATGCTGATGCCGATGCCGATGCCGATGCAGATTCTGACGCCGACGCCGACGCGGATTCCGATTCTGATGCGGATGCGGATGCTGATGCGGATGCTGATGCTGATGCGGATGCGGATGCGGATGCGGATGCGGATGCGGATGCCGATGCAGATGCAGATGCCGATTCTGATGCAGACGCGGATGCCGATGCGGATTCTGACTCCGACGCGGACGCCGATGCCGATGCAGATGCTGATGCCGATTCTGATTCTGATGCAGACGCAGACGCCGACGCTGATGCGGATGCGGATGCGGATGCGGACGCCGACGCTGATGCCGATGCGGATGCAGATGCGGATGCAGATGCGGATGCAGATGCGGACGCCGACGCTGATGCTGATGCTGATGCGGATGCCGATTCTGATGCAGATGCGGACGCCGACGCCGACGCAGATGCGGACTCTGATGCCGACGCGGATGCCGATGCTGATGCTGATGCTGATGCGGATTCTGACGCTGATGCTGATGCGGATGCTGATGCGGACGCCGACGCCGATGCCGATGCGGATGCGGATGCGGATGCCGATGCCGATGCCGATGCGGATGCGGATGCCGACGCGGATGCGGATGCCGATGCGGACGCCGATGCAGATGCGGACGCCGACGCTGATGCGGATGCGGATGCCGACGCGGATGCGGATGCCGATGCGGATGCCGACGCGGATGCCGATGCGGATGCCGACGCCGATGCGGATGCTGATGCAGACGCCGATGCTGACGCGGATTCTGATTCCGATGCGGATTCTGACGCCGATGCTGATGCGGATGCCGATGCGGATGCCGATGCCGATGCCGATGCAGATGCAGATGCAGATGCAGATGCGGATTCTGACGCCGACGCCGACGCCGATGCCGATGCCGATGCCGATGCCGATGCCGATGCCGATGCCGACGCGGATGCTGATGCTGATGCTGATGCCGATGCCGATGCCGATGCCGATGCGGATGCGGATGCGGATGCGGATTCTGATTCCGATGCCGATGCCGACGCGGATGCTGATGCTGATGCTGATGCCGATGCCGATGCCGATGCCGATGCGGATGCGGATGCGGATGCGGATTCTGATTCCGATGCTGATGCTGATGCTGATGCTGATGCTGATGCAGATGCCGATTCCGATGCTGACGCTGATGCGGATGCCGACGCCGACGCCGATGCCGATGCCGATGCCGATGCGGATGCCGATGCCGATGCCGATGCGGACGCAGATGCTGATGCTGATTCGGATGCAGATGCAGATGCAGATGCAGACGCCGATGCGGATTCTGACGCCGATGCCGATGCCGATGCGGACGCCGATGCGGATGCGGATGCGGATGCGGATGCGGATGCGGACGCCGACGCAGATGCTGATGCTGACGCTGACGCTGATTCGGATGCAGATGCCGACGCGGATGCCGACGCGGACGCAGATGCGGACGCCGACGCCGACGCCGATGCGGATGCCGACGCCGACGCCGATGCGGATGCCGATGCGGACGCTGATGCCGATGCCGACGCAGATGCTGATGCTGATTCGGATGCAGATGCCGATTCTGATTCCGATGCAGATGCTGATGCGGACGCCGATGCGGACGCCGATGCGGATGCGGATGCGGATGCGGATGCCGACGCCGATGCCGACGCAGATGCAGATGCAGATGCAGATGCAGACGCGGATTCGGATGCCGATGCGGACGCCGATTCTGATGCAGATGCAGATGCCGATGCCGACGCGGATGCCGACGCGGATGCGGATGCGGATTCTGACGCTGATGCCGATGCCGATGCCGATGCCGATGCAGATGCAGATGCAGATGCGGATTCCGATGCTGACGCGGATTCTGATGCCGATGCCGATGCCGATGCCGATGCCGATGCTGATGCTGATGCTGATGCTGATGCTGATGCCGATTCTGATTCCGATGCCGATGCCGATGCCGACGCAGATGCGGACTCTGATGCCGACGCCGACGCCGACGCGGATGCCGACGCGGACTCTGATTCCGACGCCGACGTCAAACTGACCGTTACCGTCACTCCAGGCAGTAAGACGACCGAGACGACAGATGACCAGATCATCCACGTTAATGGCGGCAGCGGCGATCCTAACGGTTACGACATCCAGAACGGCGTGATTGTGGCGATCGGCAGCAACGTACATGTCTGGCTGACCCCGGATAGCCCGGACGGCAAGATCCAGGGCGACTTCGTGCCGAAGGCCGACAGCCCGGATCAGATCCACTACTACAACAGCCAGGGTAACGCCAACGCCAATAACGGCGACAAGACCTACACCGATATATTTGTGGTCGGTGACCATACGGGTGGCTATTACCAGCAGGGTGACTGGCCGCAGGATCGCTATGAATTCCGGCCGCTCAACGGCATCACTGGCAACCAGGGCTTACCGCAAAGCAGCGTGGGTAAGGACTATATCTTTGTTCAGGGGAATGAGGCTGACTACACCGTTACCGGTGTCGACCATCCACAGAATGGTAAAAACAACGATATAGATAACCTGCATGTGGTTGATAACGAGACCGGGAAGTCACCGTTCCAGAATGCCAACGGCATCGAAGGCGTTGTTTTTGGTGACGGACCCTCCTCCACGCACGGCGGCAATACCACCGTCAGCTATACGGTGACGCTGAATCTGGATGTCAATCTCGAAAGCTCAGACAGCAGCGATCACCTTAACAGCATCACCCTGAGCGGTATCCCGGAAAACGCGACCTTTACCGGCAACTATGCGAGCGTCAGCTACAACGCCGAAGAGAAGAGCTACACCCTGACCTTTGACAACGACACCTCGCACTTCAACGGCCAGGTGAGCGTTGAGCTGCCGGACGGTCAGAGCGATTTCGGGGAGATCGGGCTGAAAGTGGACTCTACCGCCTTCGATCAACACGAAACCGACTTCACCGTTGACGGGAAAGAGGGCGGAACGTTTGTCAGCGAAAGCCACGGCGGAGAAGAGCACGCCGATGATAACGTTGACGATCACCCTCTGATGGCTGACCACAGCGTTGAGGAGAATCATGTTGAAAGCGACAGTGAAGAGAATCACAAGCAGACGAGCAGCCTGACGGCTGATGAGCATGACGCCGACCACGCTCTGGCGAACGGGGATCACGCCGCATCGTTAATCGATTACGACAACCTGATGCTCAATACCAACAGTGTGGATAACAACGGCACACCAACGGTCGATAATGCGCAGAGCGAAAACCTCACGCTCCAGAGTACGGATCAGGAGGAGCAGCTGAACTTTAGCGATCTCATTCATGATGAAGAGCATAACGATCTCAGCACGCTGATCCAGGCGGGGCCGCAGAGCGACACGGCGGAGGGCCCGGCGGAAGTCGAGCATGTTCCTGCTGAAGGCGGTGAGATCGCCGGAACGGAGGGGTATGACGCGGGTAACGACACGATGCTCGACAGTCTGATCGCCAAACCGGAAGAGCACGCCTGA
- a CDS encoding tryptophan synthase subunit beta: protein MELTPFSAMTEQHDLCTPEIDEWLRQRDIREATLYQLRQSDLEMVRVLEDLIEVLMSKGVITITDLPPAAQAKLTSRAQARRSLSGLEGLIADEDEGLI, encoded by the coding sequence GTGGAATTGACACCTTTTTCCGCAATGACAGAACAGCACGATCTCTGTACGCCCGAGATTGACGAGTGGTTGCGCCAGCGTGATATCCGCGAAGCCACGCTGTATCAGCTGCGGCAAAGCGACCTTGAGATGGTGCGTGTGCTTGAGGATCTGATCGAGGTTCTGATGAGTAAAGGGGTTATCACCATTACTGACCTGCCGCCTGCCGCACAGGCCAAACTCACCAGCCGTGCGCAGGCGCGTCGCTCGCTGAGTGGTCTGGAAGGGTTAATCGCGGATGAGGACGAGGGGCTTATTTAG
- the lapD gene encoding cyclic di-GMP receptor LapD — MSLYKQLLIGICLFTLVIFCGNFFVTLESSREQYRNQLSAHAQDAATALGVSLTTHIDDPAMTELMVNSIFDSGYFYRIRVIDIKTNKPIIERSDVPQSTRVPHWFVRLVNLSPGEGDAIVMRGWTQVARVEVVSHPMFALARLWNSIVASFLWLIGCSLLFVLAATLLLNRILRPLNYIAGQAMAICRREFLNIQALPKTPELRRVVDATNMMVTQLKVLFSEQARRTEALRQEAYHDSLTGLSNRRAFDMQLQSRLSDEENAAGHIMLLRVQDLMGLNHRLGGAKSDQLLVAVADILSGLQRNYFHNEGFVARVRGGEFAIIAPQILGQELDNLRNTLSTQLKALSEMGMSDVTPVAHFALVPFNPGDTPQAVLAQADQALARAETEMRIFATPDTASATESEDDHHSWYTRLDAVLTSGDFALFSQPVYACNSAREVLHHKILARIKTPEGELVPAGRFMPWIHRLNLSRRMDIVMLQQTLSELAKSPRPLALSISGASVADDQSLNALLQPLKSAPQLATWLTFELDENELPDVERVNVLVSRLKALGCRLGIQHFGGRFHLIGNLPQWGLAWIKVDGSYIRDIDSEDDKKLFIEAIYWAARQINLPLIAERVETAGELAILEKMGLYGAMGRYFADASTLGGN; from the coding sequence ATGTCTCTTTATAAACAGCTACTGATTGGCATCTGTTTATTTACGCTCGTCATTTTCTGCGGCAACTTTTTCGTTACCCTGGAAAGCTCACGGGAGCAGTACCGCAATCAGCTTAGCGCCCACGCGCAGGACGCGGCGACGGCGCTGGGGGTGTCGCTGACCACCCATATCGACGATCCGGCCATGACCGAGCTGATGGTGAACTCCATCTTCGACAGCGGCTATTTCTATCGCATTCGCGTGATCGACATTAAAACCAATAAACCGATTATCGAGCGCAGCGACGTACCCCAGAGCACCCGTGTACCGCACTGGTTTGTGCGGCTGGTGAACCTCAGCCCAGGCGAAGGCGATGCCATTGTGATGCGGGGCTGGACGCAGGTTGCCCGGGTAGAAGTGGTCAGCCATCCGATGTTCGCCCTGGCCCGCCTGTGGAACAGTATCGTTGCCAGCTTTTTGTGGCTGATCGGCTGTAGCCTGCTGTTTGTGCTGGCAGCCACCCTGCTGTTGAACCGCATTCTGCGCCCGCTTAACTATATTGCCGGACAGGCGATGGCCATCTGCCGCCGCGAGTTTCTTAATATACAGGCGCTGCCAAAAACGCCTGAGCTGCGCCGGGTGGTGGACGCCACCAACATGATGGTGACCCAGCTCAAGGTGTTATTCAGCGAGCAGGCCCGGCGTACCGAAGCGCTGCGCCAGGAGGCCTATCACGACAGCCTGACCGGCCTGAGCAACCGCCGGGCGTTTGATATGCAGCTCCAGTCACGCCTGAGTGATGAAGAGAACGCCGCCGGCCACATTATGCTGCTGCGGGTGCAGGATCTGATGGGGCTTAACCACCGTCTGGGTGGGGCGAAATCCGATCAGCTGCTGGTGGCCGTGGCGGATATTCTGAGCGGCCTGCAGCGCAACTATTTCCACAACGAGGGGTTTGTAGCTCGCGTGCGCGGCGGGGAGTTTGCCATTATCGCCCCGCAGATCCTTGGCCAGGAGCTCGATAATCTGCGCAACACCCTCAGCACCCAGCTGAAGGCGCTGTCTGAGATGGGCATGAGCGACGTGACGCCGGTGGCGCATTTTGCCCTGGTGCCGTTTAACCCAGGCGATACGCCCCAGGCAGTACTGGCTCAGGCGGATCAGGCGCTGGCAAGAGCCGAAACCGAAATGCGCATCTTTGCGACGCCCGATACCGCATCGGCCACCGAGAGCGAAGACGATCATCACAGCTGGTACACCCGTCTGGACGCGGTGCTGACAAGCGGCGACTTTGCGCTCTTTTCACAGCCGGTCTACGCCTGCAACAGCGCGCGTGAGGTGCTGCATCATAAGATCCTCGCGCGAATTAAAACCCCGGAGGGGGAGCTGGTGCCTGCCGGACGCTTTATGCCGTGGATCCACCGGCTCAATCTCAGCCGCCGCATGGACATTGTGATGCTCCAGCAGACCCTAAGTGAACTGGCAAAATCACCGCGTCCGCTGGCGCTGAGCATCAGCGGGGCCAGCGTCGCGGATGACCAGAGCCTGAATGCCCTGTTGCAGCCGCTGAAAAGCGCGCCGCAGCTGGCAACCTGGCTGACGTTTGAGCTGGATGAGAATGAGCTGCCCGATGTCGAGAGGGTGAATGTTCTGGTCAGCCGCCTGAAGGCGTTGGGGTGTCGTCTGGGGATCCAGCACTTTGGCGGACGCTTCCACCTTATCGGCAATTTGCCGCAATGGGGTCTGGCCTGGATTAAGGTTGATGGCAGTTATATTCGCGATATAGACAGCGAGGACGATAAAAAACTGTTTATTGAGGCTATTTACTGGGCCGCCCGTCAGATAAATCTTCCTTTAATTGCCGAGCGAGTGGAAACGGCAGGCGAACTGGCGATCCTCGAAAAAATGGGGCTGTATGGCGCAATGGGGCGCTATTTTGCTGATGCCAGTACGCTGGGTGGAAATTAA